A region of uncultured Desulfobacter sp. DNA encodes the following proteins:
- a CDS encoding iron ABC transporter permease — MRQALLRTTPALSWQVAGKTRTGKITQTRQAHARSVQAKFFFLGTLLLLLIISASVIITLGQVPMTVRQVYLTLFNRLIPGGLDIDPIISHVVWHIRMPLITGTVICGVGLGICGCVMQAVLKNPMASPFTLGISSGAHFGVSLAAVFGITILDGPYFLVGNAFLCATLCSGFIIALSALKGATSETLILAGIAVNYLFQAGNQLLTYIADDEQRTVMSYWGMGSLSDLNGNSLLFLGVICLICLPALYRKAWDLNLMTTGDDCAKSLGVDANRVRMMVMVAASLLVAAIVAFTGVIGFVGLVAPHITRIIIGNDHRFLIPASGGIGGALLLIANAVSMNMLGGVVIPVGIIMSMLGIPLFLYLIIRGKRREFWS; from the coding sequence ATGAGACAGGCGCTTTTACGCACCACGCCGGCACTCTCCTGGCAGGTTGCCGGGAAAACCCGCACCGGGAAAATAACGCAGACGCGGCAGGCCCACGCCCGCTCCGTTCAGGCAAAATTCTTTTTTCTGGGGACCCTGCTCCTGCTGCTGATCATTTCGGCAAGTGTCATCATCACCCTGGGACAGGTTCCCATGACGGTCCGCCAGGTCTATCTCACCCTGTTTAACCGGTTGATCCCGGGCGGACTTGATATTGATCCCATTATCTCCCATGTCGTCTGGCACATCCGTATGCCGCTTATTACAGGAACCGTAATTTGCGGCGTGGGCTTAGGGATATGCGGATGTGTGATGCAGGCGGTTTTAAAAAATCCCATGGCAAGCCCCTTCACGTTAGGAATCTCCTCGGGTGCCCATTTCGGTGTCTCACTGGCCGCAGTTTTCGGCATCACCATTCTGGACGGGCCCTACTTTCTGGTGGGAAATGCCTTCCTTTGCGCCACGCTTTGTTCAGGCTTCATCATTGCCCTTTCAGCCCTGAAGGGCGCCACCTCGGAAACCCTGATCCTTGCCGGTATTGCCGTCAACTATCTGTTCCAGGCCGGCAACCAGCTTTTAACCTACATTGCCGATGATGAACAGCGCACAGTCATGTCGTACTGGGGCATGGGATCTCTTTCGGATCTCAACGGAAACAGTCTGCTGTTTTTGGGCGTAATCTGTCTGATCTGCCTGCCGGCGCTCTATCGCAAGGCCTGGGATCTGAACCTGATGACCACGGGGGATGACTGTGCAAAAAGCTTAGGCGTGGATGCCAACAGGGTCCGCATGATGGTGATGGTGGCGGCAAGCCTGCTGGTTGCCGCCATTGTCGCCTTTACCGGTGTCATCGGATTTGTGGGGCTTGTGGCCCCCCACATCACCCGGATCATCATCGGCAATGACCACCGCTTCCTGATCCCGGCATCCGGCGGCATCGGCGGGGCACTGCTTTTGATTGCCAATGCCGTATCCATGAATATGCTGGGCGGCGTTGTCATACCTGTAGGCATCATCATGTCCATGCTGGGCATTCCCTTGTTTCTCTATCTGATCATCAGGGGCAAACGCCGGGAGTTCTGGTCATGA
- a CDS encoding MarR family winged helix-turn-helix transcriptional regulator: MEKIKQKLHSVLKLAQQMETEPKKYGTDIMLTGVEIHLIELVGDNESSSVTDVAKLFGVTKGAVSQRFKKLEHKGLIKKNIDPANASRTVVTLTSKGKVAYFAHKHWHETMDGGYTEYWKTLGPEKVATIEEFLTKIEYFFQRMLAKE, translated from the coding sequence ATGGAAAAAATAAAGCAAAAACTTCACTCTGTATTGAAATTGGCCCAGCAAATGGAGACTGAACCGAAAAAGTATGGCACTGATATAATGCTTACCGGCGTAGAAATCCATCTCATTGAGCTTGTCGGAGATAACGAAAGCTCCAGTGTGACCGATGTCGCAAAATTGTTTGGAGTGACTAAAGGCGCGGTCTCACAACGTTTCAAAAAGCTTGAGCATAAAGGACTCATTAAAAAAAATATCGACCCGGCCAACGCATCCCGGACAGTTGTAACCCTTACATCAAAAGGCAAGGTAGCGTATTTTGCCCATAAGCACTGGCATGAAACCATGGATGGTGGTTACACCGAGTATTGGAAAACCCTTGGGCCAGAAAAAGTTGCTACCATAGAGGAATTTTTAACCAAAATCGAATATTTCTTTCAACGCATGCTCGCAAAAGAATAG
- a CDS encoding ABC transporter ATP-binding protein encodes MITKLTVKNLCFGYADTDVLHDFFMSVEDGRIASIVGPNGSGKSTLIKCIDRIIKPRSGGVMVARRDLLKMNRKEAARLIAYVPQNSVRVFAHTVFDVVLMGRRPHLGWRADEHDEGKVWEVLRLLGIEELALAFFSELSGGQQQKVLIARALAQDTGLLLLDEPTSNLDIWHQIDVMEILRTLVRKQRITAIIAIHDLNMAARYSDRMLMMKKGKILASGTPEEVLTPENLEAVYGIKATVKRIGDCPFVIPLSRVLPSSRSRM; translated from the coding sequence ATGATCACCAAGCTTACGGTTAAAAACCTTTGTTTTGGCTATGCCGATACCGATGTGCTGCACGACTTTTTCATGTCTGTGGAAGACGGCCGGATCGCCAGTATTGTGGGACCCAACGGGTCCGGCAAATCAACCCTGATCAAATGCATTGACCGGATTATTAAACCCCGTTCCGGCGGTGTGATGGTAGCGCGCCGGGATCTGTTGAAAATGAACAGAAAGGAAGCGGCCCGCCTGATCGCCTATGTTCCCCAGAACTCTGTCAGGGTATTTGCCCATACGGTCTTTGACGTGGTGCTGATGGGGCGAAGACCCCACCTGGGATGGCGGGCAGATGAACACGATGAGGGCAAAGTCTGGGAAGTGCTCAGGCTTTTGGGCATCGAAGAGCTGGCGCTGGCATTTTTCAGCGAGCTGTCCGGGGGCCAGCAGCAAAAGGTGTTGATCGCCCGGGCCCTGGCCCAGGATACAGGTCTGCTGCTTTTGGATGAACCCACCAGTAATCTGGATATCTGGCACCAGATCGATGTGATGGAAATTTTGCGCACCCTTGTCCGTAAACAGCGGATTACAGCCATTATCGCCATCCATGACCTGAACATGGCCGCCCGGTATTCCGACAGGATGCTGATGATGAAAAAAGGAAAAATACTGGCAAGCGGAACTCCGGAAGAGGTGCTGACCCCGGAGAACCTTGAGGCGGTTTACGGGATCAAGGCCACGGTGAAACGCATCGGGGATTGCCCGTTCGTGATTCCGTTGTCACGGGTCTTGCCAAGCAGCCGGAGCAGAATGTGA
- a CDS encoding slipin family protein has translation MISFWKIGFAFLTAVFMLSSIRINRQYVRSVVFRFGRLKGVKGPGIFWIIPVVDQIVRVDLRTRQLDVPKQTIITRDNISVDVDAVIYYHVIDPAQAVVEVEDYEGATALIAQTMLRDVLGQNELDSILSDREVLNQKIQALLETVTAPWGIRVEIVTIRDIALPENMLRAIARQAEAERERRARVILADGEFQASQRMSDAAKIYETTPAALKLREFQTLSEIAKERNLIVVTGGTDSTGAMIGCAKALDR, from the coding sequence ATGATCTCATTTTGGAAAATTGGATTTGCTTTTCTTACCGCTGTATTCATGCTGTCATCCATCAGAATTAACCGTCAATATGTCCGGTCAGTTGTTTTCAGGTTCGGCCGCCTCAAGGGGGTAAAAGGCCCGGGAATTTTTTGGATAATTCCGGTCGTGGATCAAATTGTCCGGGTGGATTTAAGAACCCGGCAGCTTGACGTTCCCAAACAGACCATCATCACCCGGGACAATATCAGCGTGGATGTGGATGCCGTTATTTATTACCACGTCATTGATCCGGCCCAGGCCGTGGTGGAGGTTGAAGACTATGAAGGAGCCACGGCGCTCATTGCCCAGACCATGCTCCGGGATGTTCTGGGGCAGAACGAACTGGATTCGATCCTCTCGGACAGAGAAGTTCTTAACCAGAAAATTCAGGCCCTTCTTGAAACCGTGACCGCGCCCTGGGGTATCCGTGTGGAGATCGTCACCATCCGGGACATTGCCCTGCCCGAAAACATGCTTCGGGCCATTGCACGCCAGGCCGAGGCTGAACGGGAAAGACGGGCCCGGGTTATTCTCGCGGACGGAGAGTTCCAGGCATCACAACGGATGAGCGATGCGGCCAAAATTTACGAAACCACACCGGCCGCACTCAAGCTTCGGGAGTTTCAGACCCTGTCTGAAATCGCAAAGGAACGTAACCTGATCGTGGTCACCGGCGGCACAGATTCCACCGGCGCCATGATCGGATGCGCAAAGGCCCTTGACCGATGA
- a CDS encoding class I SAM-dependent methyltransferase, whose translation MIYENKQRICPVENAGSLDNVIRKWLQNPGKILRPYIQPGMSVMDFGCGPGFFTMKMAQMVKEGGTVFAVDLQEGMLQKLKEKIQSTELEDRIKLHQCKESGIGVSESLDFVLAFYVVHEVPDQETFFYELKSIVKPGGTVLIAEPPFHVSKKAFQKCIQKARKAGFNAEKGPSVILSKTALLSTGQ comes from the coding sequence ATGATCTATGAAAACAAACAACGTATATGCCCGGTAGAAAATGCGGGCAGCTTGGACAATGTCATCAGAAAATGGCTTCAGAACCCTGGAAAAATCCTCCGGCCCTATATACAACCCGGCATGTCGGTGATGGATTTTGGCTGCGGCCCTGGTTTTTTCACAATGAAAATGGCTCAAATGGTAAAGGAAGGTGGGACGGTGTTTGCCGTAGACCTTCAGGAAGGCATGCTCCAGAAACTCAAAGAAAAAATTCAGTCAACTGAGTTGGAAGATCGTATTAAGCTACATCAATGCAAAGAGAGCGGCATTGGAGTATCAGAATCGCTCGATTTTGTGCTGGCGTTTTATGTCGTTCATGAAGTGCCGGACCAGGAGACCTTTTTTTATGAGCTTAAATCCATTGTTAAACCAGGTGGCACAGTACTGATTGCAGAGCCTCCGTTTCATGTATCAAAAAAGGCGTTTCAAAAATGCATTCAAAAAGCTCGAAAAGCTGGCTTCAATGCCGAAAAGGGACCGAGTGTTATACTGAGCAAGACAGCTTTGTTGAGCACTGGTCAATAG